A single Candidatus Dormiibacterota bacterium DNA region contains:
- a CDS encoding heme o synthase has product MSSTLARVDGAPSHAHSGLAGKIGDYYELTKPRIMYLLLITTIAAMVMAARGIPPLAVTLWTLLGGALAAASAGTFNCIYDVDIDALMKRTQNRPLPTGRISIRNATIFAIALGIASFAIMYLLVNPLAAWLSLAGNVYYVVIYTMWLKRTTPLNIVIGGAAGSVPPLVGWAAVTHTIGGPALGLFALIFLWTPPHFWSLALMTELDYDAANIPMLPNVSGEERTKREIVYYSIVLVLASLALYPLHIMGALYFGAAAVLGGIFLMDAFKTWRGRGDKDYARRLFRFSLVYLALMCVVMVIDRIIS; this is encoded by the coding sequence GTGAGTTCCACGCTCGCTCGCGTCGACGGCGCGCCTTCGCATGCTCATAGCGGACTGGCCGGCAAAATCGGCGACTACTACGAACTAACCAAGCCGCGAATCATGTACCTGCTGCTGATCACGACCATCGCCGCGATGGTGATGGCCGCGCGCGGCATACCGCCTCTGGCGGTGACGCTATGGACGCTGCTCGGCGGCGCGCTTGCGGCCGCCTCGGCCGGTACCTTCAACTGCATTTACGACGTAGATATCGATGCGTTGATGAAACGCACGCAAAATCGTCCGCTTCCAACCGGCCGCATCTCGATTCGAAACGCGACGATCTTTGCGATCGCCTTAGGAATCGCGTCGTTCGCGATCATGTATCTGCTCGTCAATCCGTTGGCCGCGTGGCTCTCGCTCGCCGGAAACGTCTATTACGTCGTCATCTACACGATGTGGCTCAAGCGCACGACGCCGCTCAACATCGTCATCGGCGGGGCCGCCGGATCGGTGCCGCCGTTGGTCGGCTGGGCGGCCGTCACCCATACGATCGGCGGCCCCGCTCTGGGCTTATTCGCGCTGATCTTTCTATGGACGCCGCCGCATTTTTGGTCGCTCGCACTCATGACCGAACTCGATTACGATGCCGCGAACATTCCGATGCTTCCCAACGTCAGCGGTGAAGAGCGCACGAAGCGGGAGATCGTGTACTACTCGATCGTCCTGGTGCTGGCGTCGCTCGCACTCTATCCGCTGCACATCATGGGCGCGTTGTACTTCGGCGCGGCAGCGGTGCTGGGCGGCATTTTCCTGATGGATGCATTCAAGACGTGGCGAGGACGCGGGGATAAAGATTATGCGCGCCGGCTCTTTCGTTTCTCACTCGTCTATCTCGCACTGATGTGCGTGGTCATGGTCATCGACCGCATCATCTCGTGA
- a CDS encoding COX15/CtaA family protein, whose amino-acid sequence MKTLRSLALAAVVVALGTVILGSWTRINGAGMTCPDWPLCHGKLIPSMSDGTIWEWTHRLFAFIVAPLVAAVMIAAWRVRERSSFIFPTLAAIGILFLVQVGLGAATVKLGNSPLSVVLHWATAMAFIACLCAMAIFAHASLEPPSERSADRSASLLMVGMLVGTALVTFVTMCIGAYVSSSGDGLACLSIPGCAGNVVVYTQGQYVQMLHRLLAGGVLICAAGSLAIAWARPVSTRVRALVSVGVALVFVQVLLGLLNVALRLPMDLREAHALNAALVFLSFVVAALLAALDARAFGPERTVASR is encoded by the coding sequence ATGAAGACTCTGCGAAGCCTCGCGCTCGCGGCCGTCGTGGTCGCCCTTGGAACGGTCATCCTGGGCAGCTGGACGCGCATCAACGGGGCCGGAATGACGTGCCCCGATTGGCCTCTCTGCCACGGTAAGCTCATCCCCTCGATGTCGGACGGCACGATTTGGGAATGGACTCACCGGCTGTTCGCCTTTATCGTCGCTCCTTTGGTCGCCGCCGTGATGATTGCGGCGTGGCGCGTGCGGGAGCGCTCCTCGTTTATTTTTCCGACCCTGGCGGCGATCGGCATCCTGTTCTTGGTCCAAGTCGGGCTCGGGGCCGCAACGGTGAAGCTCGGCAATAGCCCCCTCTCGGTCGTGCTCCATTGGGCGACCGCGATGGCCTTTATCGCGTGCCTGTGCGCCATGGCGATTTTCGCTCACGCTAGCCTCGAACCGCCGAGCGAGCGTTCGGCCGACCGCTCGGCATCGCTCTTGATGGTCGGCATGTTGGTCGGAACGGCGCTGGTGACGTTCGTTACCATGTGCATCGGGGCGTACGTCAGCTCCAGCGGCGACGGCCTTGCTTGCCTCTCGATCCCGGGATGTGCGGGCAATGTGGTCGTATATACGCAAGGCCAGTACGTGCAGATGCTCCACCGCTTGCTCGCAGGCGGCGTTCTCATCTGCGCGGCCGGGTCGCTCGCAATCGCGTGGGCTCGGCCGGTCTCGACGCGCGTCCGCGCGCTCGTGAGCGTCGGCGTTGCGCTGGTTTTCGTACAGGTATTACTCGGATTGTTGAACGTCGCATTACGGTTGCCGATGGATCTTCGCGAAGCGCACGCGCTCAACGCGGCGCTCGTCTTTCTCAGCTTTGTCGTAGCGGCGCTGCTGGCAGCGTTAGACGCGCGCGCGTTCGGGCCAGAGCGTACGGTCGCATCCCGGTGA